Proteins encoded by one window of Lepeophtheirus salmonis chromosome 3, UVic_Lsal_1.4, whole genome shotgun sequence:
- the LOC121113963 gene encoding uncharacterized protein, protein MRTPFKRRDGVSFLFSFNIPSLICILLSLFITSSVSYQSSDPGPYRKRDNSELISSLFLNPIKKGLALAGIEEEFNRSEFRNKGKKVMERPLRNYARGFLVRPMKKNDLKDVKDFMTRPTKRIFEMELEKKQAKDFLMRPIRSDSARDFLMRALKKEGKEEELSKDISVFILRPMKKGGLKDNELFSRLKLNSRT, encoded by the exons ATGAGAACACCCTTCAAAAGAAGAGACGGAGTATCATTCCTTTTCTCTTTCAATATTCCTTCACTTATCTGTATTCTACTATCCCTTTTCATTACTTCATCAGTATCTTATCAATCCTCTG ATCCAGGACCTTATAGGAAAAGAGACAATTCTGAGCTGATTTCTTCACTTTTCTTGAATCCCATTAAAAAAGGTCTAGCTTTAGCAGGCATAGAAGAAGAATTCAACCGCTCCGAGTTTAGGAATAAGGGAAAGAAAGTTATGGAGAGGCCTCTAAGGAACTATGCTCGTGGTTTCCTTGTACGAcccatgaaaaaaaatgatttgaaggaTGTTAAAGACTTTATGACTAGGCCCACAAAGCGGATATTTGAAATGGAATTGGAGAAGAAGCAGGCCAAGGATTTTCTTATGAGGCCCATTCGAAGTGATTCTGCAAGAGACTTTTTGATGAGGGCTTTGAAGAAGGAAGGGAAAGAGGAGGAGCTGAGTAAGGATATTTCAGTGTTTATTCTTAGGCCAATGAAGAAGGGAGGTCTGAAggataatgaattatttagcAGATTAAAACTGAATTCAAGGACCTAA